The genomic interval ATCATTACCtctaaatcatttcatatttgatcattaattttcactttactttgtatTCAAATccctttaatttaaaaaataaaataaaaacttacaTGCAAAATATATCATCCCTAGACGTAGCCATAATGAAAGATTAGATTTACTACTTCAGCAGACTAGTGTTGAATTCTTAAGCCCCAATATGGCTAGACTCCGTACTTTAGTACATTTTGCTTATCTAATGGGAACGTGTCTTTGAGCCACCAGAGTACTCTGTGCCTTCTCACAGTTTTTTATGGGACAGTTTTCTGTCCGAGTGCGGCACCTACGCCCAGACACAAGCACGGCTTGGCACGGGTTCCACTCACGGACACAAAATTCTTGCCCATTTTTTATTCACatttttaggaaagaaaaaatgaataaacaatTTCTTGTGAGGCCGTGTAGGGAACCCTGCATCTCAGAGAACCCTGCCCTTATTTAATTTTTCCCTTCTAAGATAACTCCAGTTCGCaggaagaaaataaatctgtaaaagccaaaaatcaagatCCACATCAAGGTCAATTGAGATGACATCAGCGGCAGCAAATGTCCAGAGCTGTAAACAAGCAGATCCAGCGCAATAGGAGACAAACTAGTGAATCGGACTATTTTTGGCTTCACCTTCTAATACCCTCCTATACAAGTTCACTTTTAGTTACGTGAGTCAAGAGTCCAGATCCAATACAGCCTTGAATTGTGTGTAACATTGCTAGAAGCCTTATGTGGACTGACCTCGCAGTTTCATTTCCTAGTTGCttcaaggttgaagaagaggtaGAGCCATCACAATACCGAAGATGGAAACCAGCAACATCAACAGCCAGAAAGGGAATTTCTGTGATGCTCTCTTCTTGTTTCTTGCATTATTGAGGACTTCTCTATTTTGCTCTTCTAGCCTAGTGGTATTTCCAGATGTTGCTCCTATGCTTTCTTGATCTTCCCTGGGAGGTGAAATGAGTGACGACTGCTCTGATAGTGACTCCTCTGCAAGCTGTTGTTGGTTGTACTTTTCCACATATTCCGGGAACATTTTTCTAAATATTGAGCTGCAACTAGAAAATGTcagaataaggaaagaaaggggaaaaaaacaaagagggtTGGCACTCGGGAGTAACACATACTAATGTGCCATTTATCCAATCTTTCACATTCTTTTAAACCTGCCATGTGGCGGTAAATTTGTGCAGACCAGGAAACCCTTGCCTTTCTTTAGAGAAATTTGAAGGTGCATTAAAAAATATTGGTTGAcaacaaaacaatagaaaatatgAGTAAATTTCAAGATGCTGTTGAAATTTATAAAACTCAAATCTCCAAAATTTTCAGGTGACCCTACGAAATTAGTATGAATTGATGACTAGAAGGGTTATATTTATGACTAGGGCAAAGGCACCACCATGTCTACTTGGACTGACGAGAAACCCAGGAGACTTCTTTTAAACTCTTTGAAGATGCATTATAAATTACTGCTTTACAAAAAACAGACAGGAAAAAGATGAGAAAATTTCATGCTCTTGTTGAAATTTAAAATCTCATCTGCAAAATTCTCAGGTGATGCCCTACCAAAATATTATGCATCGATGCATCGAAGGGTTATAGGTATGACATTTTTCCCTCCCTTGGTGGAAAGTTATAGTTATGACAAGGGCAAAGAGCACCACCATATGTCTACTAAAAGACTGATGATGATCGATCCAGGAGCCCTCTGAACTGAGAGGCTTACCTCTTACAATTGAAAGCAAGCGAAGCCTTGGCCAACCGTTGCTTTTCAGCCGCAGTAGTAGAAACACTGCCAGTGGTAGGACTGTTGTCCATCTGCAAAATGAAAAGGAGTACAAGGGTAGGTAGTTACATGGTCAAcgataaaataaattttatttctaatccAAGGAACTGATCCATTTTACTCATTTGAATGTCATACAAAGTCAAATTTACCCCAAATTCCAACTTAGCAGGCTACTTTATTTGGGGCTAACCTGATAAGATGGCCTTGAGACAATGTGGTTCTTGTTTATAATTTACCCCCAAATTTATCTGTTTACACTTCACAGATCATATGGAgttgatcatcaacaaacatgATAGCGTAATGTTACAAAGTCTATGAAATGGGCAGTGGAATTCAAAAATTATTCATTGACCCAGAGCTTTTTGAAGTGATATGATGCTACATCTTAGGAAAGTTTATATCCAATAAAATAAGGGTTACACAAGTGTGGATTTGCAGACTATTTTTCTTTCAAGTCATTAAGGGGCGCGCTTGGTCCAACGGTTaggtacgaatgttgcgacctggtggtcaaattctgggggtaaggctgcgtagttctcgcccccccccccggggaccttgcacatgcgggagccttgtAAACCAGGtatgccccttttttttttttttcatcttttgagtcatattttagttatttttgcaTCTTTcctcacccccccccttttttcgcgtgaaaaaaaactattaccaaaaggagagagaaacaaggaGCCCCCAGAGAATagagggaaggaaaagaaattacAAGATATTATAGGACCACAAACCAAAGGAGAACCCGGTCCAATCATAGAGGGGGAGGCCGAAACAAGGAGAGAGGGAAACCCCAAAAGAAAACGACGAGTCTATTCCTCTTGGGTGTCAGCACACCTAGATGAGATCATAGAGACCTTACTATGAACATCAAAATCAATGGGGGACCAAATTTGCTGTGGAAGGATCACGAGCTCTGGGTTCATTTTTTTAGATTTCGACCCATCCAAATGTGATGGATGGCCACACCAAAAACTAGCTTGCCGACCGCATTACAAATAGTTCTACTGGAGAAAGTTAtgtccacccaaatccattccctaaAAAAGGGAAGGATTCTCCTACTCGGCCAACACTTGGCCAAAAACCCTTTCCAAACCGAAGAGGAGAGTGGACAAGCACAAAAGAGATGGTTGACGTCTTCAAGagcattccaacaaaggcagcagTAAGGGGAGACTAGGATATGCTTATGAATGAGAAAGGATTGCATTGGAAGGCAGTTGGATAAGGCTCGCAAAATGGAGAAGCTGTGGCGGGGAATGTGGCCCTTGAAACAAACCAACTTACACAAGGTAGACATAAGGCCATGAGCTCTGATGAGGTCCCATGCCGAATTGGAACAAAAGCGGcctgaagaggaagaagaccaaacatcatcaccaaaaccAGAGGGCCTTTTAGGGGTGGAAGGGAGAGTGTTCCAAACATCAGTCAacaaaggggaggaagaaggttttttttttttcttttgggggggggggcggggcgGGGGTGGGGTCCCATCCATCTGGCTGAAGAATGTCGACAACCAAGGTGTGCTACGAAAGCCCATACTATAAACGGCCTTGGTTCCAACTAAGTGGAGGAGAACACTCCTTGGGTGCCAATGGTCAAGCCAAAGACTAGAGGCATCAAGAGCAGTGGGAACAATCCAAATAGTGTCATTACATAGTAACCTAGAGTAGATCCAAtccatccaaatacttttatttttagcCACGATCTTAATGATCAGCTTGAGGATACCTGCATTATTCACCTCTTTAATTATTCACAACCCAAGGCCCCCTTCATCTTTGGGAAGGCAGACGAAAGCCCAACTGACGGGATAGAGGACTCTAGAGGAGTCATAATCTTTTCAACGGAAGGGGTACATGAGGGATCCAGTTCCTTAATAATTACTTAGTAATTACTTGGGCAACCCGATGCTAGACCAATAAATATAAGAGGGCTGAAGGATTGATCTAATCAACTCGAGACGACAAACATAGAAAAGAAGCTTTCCTACCAAAGCTGCATCCTCTTGCGCATGAGATCGAGAATAGTAGTGCAGTGATGATTAGTCAACCTGGCAGGGGTCAAAGGTAAGCCCAAATACTTGACCGTAAGGTGGCCAATGGAGAAACCGATCTTATCCATAGTTCTCACGACATCTAGGAGACCCAAGGTGGTGGAGAGGGTCCAAAAACAAGGAGACATCAACAACGCATCCAAGGAGCCGCCTAGGCGACCAAGACACCCAAGTCAACCAAGGCGTCTAGACGccaaggtgatgccttgacaactatggttttatCTTGTAAGATACTCTTCACATCATCGAAGACGCCCAATAAATAGGACAAATTTCAAGAGGTTGATCTGAAGCTGTAACAATCCTTTAAAAAGGCATAAAAAGAACATAATAGACTCAATTGAGAGGCTGTttgctttggagaagatcatgagatttTTTTGCAAAGGAAATATGGGtgatcttaagagccttacatTTAGCCATGGGATTGATGAGCTGCTAGTCCATTTTGAGTTGGATACTTCaggagaggacttcaagggcTAAGGAGAAGATAAACAGGGGGAGGGGCAGCCTTGGTGAAAGCTATAACAGAGGAGGCATTGAAGACACCCAATAAAAAGAGGACAAATTTCAAGAGGTTGATCTAAAGCCTTGACAATCCTCTAAAAAGGCATAACAAGAACATAATAGATTCAATTGAGAGGATGTttgctttggagaagatcatgagattgTCTGCAAAGGAAAGATGGGtgatcttaagagccttacatTTAGGCATGGGATTGATGAACTGCTGGTCCATTTTGAGTTGGATACTTCAGGACAGGACTTGACAGGACTTCATAGgctaaagagaagatgaaggggGGGAGGGGCAGCCTTGGCGAAAGCTAACAGCGGAGGCAATGACAAACAATTGGGCTACCATTAACAAACACTGAGAACTGAGGAATAGAGATACAGTGGAAGATCCAACTGACAAAGACGGGGGAAGGCCATATTGGGCATGACATTAGTAATGAAGTCCCATCTCAAAGAGTCAAAAGCTTTGTGAATGTCGATCTTCATATAGGCAACTAGGGGTTGGGATTTTCTACCAAAACCTTTGGCAAGCTCATTACCAAGGAGGATGTAATTTGAGATACTGCTACCGGCAATAAAGGCCAACTGATTGTCACCGATGAGGGAGTCCACCACCAACTGTAGCCTGTTAGCAAGAACTTTGACAATGAGTTTGTACAAGAGATTGCAAAGAGATATAGGTTTGAAGTCTGGCATAGAGGAAGCACCTTCTTTCTTGGAGATGAcgc from Macadamia integrifolia cultivar HAES 741 unplaced genomic scaffold, SCU_Mint_v3 scaffold1370, whole genome shotgun sequence carries:
- the LOC122063582 gene encoding ubiquitin-conjugating enzyme E2 34-like produces the protein MDNSPTTGSVSTTAAEKQRLAKASLAFNCKSSIFRKMFPEYVEKYNQQQLAEESLSEQSSLISPPREDQESIGATSGNTTRLEEQNREVLNNARNKKRASQKFPFWLLMLLVSIFGIVMALPLLQP